In Desulfosediminicola ganghwensis, a single window of DNA contains:
- the dctP gene encoding TRAP transporter substrate-binding protein DctP — MRSSRIGLFLAIAALVIFTTTAHAKKTIRITLQLPASHHLGLNIQSFADEVMEKTNGQLNVEVYPSAQLYKDTEVPAAVSSGAIEMGVASLTRFAGTIPAVDLFYVPFLFKNEEAVRKAVAPGSPIRQPLDDEILKTGARVLWWQAYGDAVFLSKDTPLRSPDDLKGKKVRVFSKTLGAMIEAAGGAATSISGSEQFIAYQRGTVDVGTTGVTAVQKRKLYQVMNTLTAPPSMVDIEWVVLINDQVWQGLTGEQQEIITAAAKRVEEELRSQMSGLEAEAFDFVDDKMNVVHLTEEEMVAWRELAQPVVEEYIQNAGDLGKQLVEAAKSM, encoded by the coding sequence ATGCGTAGCTCAAGAATAGGCCTGTTCCTGGCAATTGCAGCCTTAGTTATCTTTACTACAACCGCCCACGCCAAGAAAACTATCAGAATCACCCTGCAGCTTCCGGCATCCCATCATCTTGGTCTCAATATCCAGTCTTTTGCAGATGAAGTGATGGAAAAGACCAACGGTCAACTCAATGTCGAGGTTTACCCCTCTGCCCAACTCTATAAAGATACAGAAGTCCCGGCAGCTGTATCTTCCGGCGCTATCGAAATGGGTGTAGCTTCTCTCACACGCTTTGCAGGCACCATCCCGGCTGTTGATCTTTTTTACGTGCCATTCCTCTTCAAAAATGAAGAAGCTGTACGTAAAGCAGTCGCTCCAGGCAGCCCAATTCGCCAACCTCTTGATGATGAAATACTCAAAACCGGCGCTCGCGTTCTCTGGTGGCAGGCATATGGTGATGCCGTTTTCCTGAGCAAAGACACCCCGCTTCGCTCACCTGACGACCTTAAAGGTAAAAAGGTTCGCGTATTCAGTAAAACCCTTGGTGCCATGATCGAGGCAGCCGGAGGTGCAGCAACTTCAATCTCCGGTTCCGAACAGTTTATCGCCTACCAGCGCGGCACCGTCGATGTCGGCACCACCGGTGTAACCGCAGTGCAGAAGCGTAAACTCTACCAGGTAATGAATACCCTCACCGCGCCACCATCCATGGTTGACATCGAGTGGGTGGTATTGATCAACGACCAGGTATGGCAAGGCCTTACCGGCGAACAGCAGGAGATCATCACCGCCGCCGCCAAGAGAGTTGAAGAAGAACTGCGCAGTCAGATGAGCGGCCTTGAAGCTGAAGCTTTTGACTTTGTCGATGACAAGATGAACGTTGTTCACCTCACAGAAGAGGAAATGGTCGCCTGGCGTGAACTTGCCCAGCCGGTAGTTGAAGAGTACATCCAGAATGCGGGTGATCTTGGCAAGCAACTTGTTGAAGCAGCAAAATCGATGTAA
- a CDS encoding 2-hydroxyacid dehydrogenase yields the protein MKIAFFDSKGYDERIFKIHNKNYNFELRFFQERLTEQSAVLAKGFDVVCIFVADDASELVVNQLYSFGVKLIALRCAGYNNVNFEAAQGKLQVVHVPAYSPNSVAEFTILMILTLIRKIHKAYNRTRDLNFALQGLLGYDLCNKTVGLIGTGRIARVFIEILMGFKCKVIAYDLYPDHDYAQKVGFEYMSQEDVFKNSDIISLHCPLTRDNHYLINRETLNIMRDDVIIVNTGRGKLINTLDLIDALKTGKVGGAALDVYEEENEYFYEDFSLKGIGDDVLSRLIMFPNVLVTSHQAYFTEDALGNIATTTLGNIQEFVDQKTMTNELAYVDGTKGWGVKRIND from the coding sequence ATGAAAATTGCTTTTTTTGATTCCAAAGGATACGACGAAAGAATCTTTAAAATTCACAATAAAAATTACAACTTTGAATTACGTTTTTTTCAGGAACGTCTCACAGAGCAAAGTGCTGTCCTGGCAAAAGGTTTTGACGTAGTTTGTATTTTCGTGGCGGACGATGCTTCAGAATTAGTTGTCAACCAACTGTATTCTTTCGGCGTTAAACTTATCGCCTTGAGATGTGCAGGATATAACAACGTCAATTTCGAGGCGGCACAGGGTAAACTCCAGGTAGTACATGTGCCTGCATATTCACCTAATTCCGTAGCGGAGTTCACCATCCTGATGATTCTCACCTTGATCAGGAAGATTCACAAGGCATACAACCGTACACGCGATCTTAACTTTGCCCTCCAGGGTCTGCTGGGCTACGATCTTTGTAACAAGACAGTTGGTCTCATCGGAACCGGCAGAATCGCCCGGGTTTTCATAGAAATCCTCATGGGATTCAAATGTAAAGTTATTGCCTATGACTTGTACCCGGATCATGACTACGCCCAAAAAGTCGGTTTCGAATATATGTCTCAGGAAGACGTTTTCAAAAACAGTGATATTATTTCCCTGCACTGTCCGTTAACAAGAGACAATCATTACCTGATTAACCGCGAGACGCTGAATATAATGAGAGATGACGTAATTATCGTCAACACCGGTCGAGGCAAACTCATTAACACTTTAGATCTTATTGATGCCTTAAAAACCGGTAAAGTCGGTGGCGCAGCCTTGGATGTTTACGAAGAAGAAAACGAATATTTCTACGAAGATTTTTCCTTAAAAGGTATTGGTGACGATGTACTTTCCAGGCTGATTATGTTCCCAAATGTGCTGGTCACCTCCCACCAGGCGTATTTCACTGAAGATGCATTGGGGAATATTGCCACAACCACCTTAGGTAATATTCAGGAATTCGTTGATCAAAAAACTATGACGAATGAATTGGCCTATGTTGATGGCACTAAAGGTTGGGGTGTCAAACGTATTAACGATTAA
- a CDS encoding sigma 54-interacting transcriptional regulator — protein sequence MLGSELDFFTSVREAIFANPFGSARLEHDLQATGMTSGSPLPVILKSLVEKVGNTIQEVECQQHQLDSEQKELLRYGKLFYTFHLFCEDIDAHIQDQIKQGDECCPVKFADGFLGMLSQFGFNDADAGRFLELAFQMRRAYFFIRSITGSSECVRQLRSALWSNIFTGDIKVYHRYLWNRMEDFSTMLLGETGTGKGVSATAIGRSNFIPFNAKTGTFSESFAKAFTSINLSQFPEQLIESELFGHKKGSFTGAIESHHGVFSRCSPCGAIFLDEIGDVTVPVQVKLLQVLQSRTFTPVGSRNTELFQGRIIAATNKDLRKLRQSGDFRDDFYYRLCSDVIEIPPLRLRIMQNPEELKELLTVVVKRIIGGVSEELTEQLHGSIRDSLPADYHWPGNIRELEQCARRMLLNKSYSWQQKSAHQATLQHNLASLAEEGYSAQQLLAKYCARLYSQHGTYEAVARITRLDRRTVKKHVESA from the coding sequence ATGCTGGGCAGTGAGCTGGATTTTTTCACATCAGTCAGGGAAGCAATTTTCGCAAACCCCTTTGGTTCGGCAAGGCTTGAACACGACCTGCAGGCAACCGGCATGACCAGCGGTTCCCCATTACCGGTAATTCTGAAAAGCCTTGTAGAAAAAGTAGGAAACACAATCCAGGAAGTCGAGTGCCAACAGCACCAGCTGGACTCAGAGCAAAAAGAACTGTTGCGTTACGGCAAGCTCTTCTACACTTTTCACCTCTTCTGTGAGGACATCGACGCCCACATTCAGGACCAGATCAAGCAGGGAGATGAATGCTGCCCGGTCAAATTTGCCGACGGTTTTCTCGGTATGCTCAGTCAATTCGGCTTCAATGATGCGGATGCCGGGAGGTTTCTCGAACTCGCCTTTCAAATGCGCCGGGCCTATTTTTTCATTCGCTCCATAACCGGCTCCAGTGAGTGCGTGCGGCAACTTCGCAGCGCGTTATGGAGTAACATCTTTACCGGGGATATAAAGGTATACCATCGTTATCTCTGGAATCGCATGGAAGATTTCTCGACCATGCTCCTTGGAGAGACCGGCACAGGCAAAGGCGTTTCAGCCACTGCTATCGGTCGCTCCAACTTTATTCCTTTCAATGCGAAAACAGGAACGTTCAGTGAAAGTTTCGCCAAAGCCTTTACCTCGATAAATCTTTCCCAATTTCCTGAACAGCTCATTGAATCGGAATTGTTCGGCCATAAAAAAGGTTCCTTTACCGGGGCAATAGAGTCCCATCATGGAGTATTCTCCAGGTGCAGCCCGTGTGGTGCGATCTTCTTAGACGAGATCGGCGATGTTACCGTGCCGGTACAGGTGAAACTCCTGCAGGTTTTGCAATCCAGAACATTTACCCCAGTCGGCAGCCGGAATACAGAACTGTTCCAGGGCAGGATTATCGCAGCTACCAACAAGGATCTCAGAAAGTTGCGGCAAAGCGGTGACTTCAGGGACGATTTCTACTATCGCCTTTGCTCTGATGTCATTGAAATCCCGCCCCTTCGACTCAGAATCATGCAGAACCCTGAAGAGTTGAAGGAACTGCTTACCGTTGTAGTAAAACGCATAATCGGCGGTGTCTCTGAGGAGCTTACCGAACAGCTGCATGGTTCAATCAGGGACAGTTTACCAGCTGACTATCACTGGCCGGGCAACATCCGCGAACTCGAACAATGCGCCAGACGCATGCTGCTCAACAAGAGCTATAGCTGGCAGCAAAAATCAGCCCACCAGGCCACCCTGCAGCACAATCTCGCCAGTCTTGCCGAAGAGGGCTACAGTGCTCAACAATTACTGGCCAAATATTGCGCCCGGCTCTACAGCCAGCACGGAACCTACGAAGCAGTAGCCCGCATAACCAGGCTGGACCGAAGAACCGTCAAGAAGCATGTCGAGTCGGCATGA
- a CDS encoding lipase family alpha/beta hydrolase translates to MTFQDGVRTEQMICFRMTLLATALLFSFAGTGSAGVTEQNEVVILLHGLGRTDRSMAKMADKLQKAGYAVENIGYPSTRLSIGQISDQYLVPTVQRASKKYEKIHIVSHSMGGIVIRQYLADNGSDKIRRVVMLAPPNHGSEVIDNLRKIGLMKSVLGPGADQLSTAADSLPNTLPPLNCEDCQVGIIAGTRSYNPLFSYWVKGKDDGKVSVQSTTLEGMSDHLVVKANHSFIMRNKNVIEQTIYFLSAGRFKAD, encoded by the coding sequence ATGACATTTCAAGACGGGGTAAGGACAGAGCAAATGATCTGTTTCAGGATGACACTGCTGGCTACGGCACTGCTGTTCAGCTTTGCCGGAACAGGTTCAGCCGGGGTCACAGAGCAGAACGAGGTAGTGATTCTTCTGCATGGTCTTGGCAGAACTGATAGATCAATGGCAAAGATGGCCGATAAACTCCAAAAGGCTGGCTATGCGGTGGAAAACATAGGGTACCCATCCACTCGATTGTCTATTGGCCAGATCAGCGACCAATACCTGGTGCCGACTGTGCAACGGGCCTCAAAAAAATATGAAAAAATCCACATCGTCAGCCACTCCATGGGTGGCATTGTCATCCGTCAGTATCTCGCTGATAACGGTTCGGACAAGATCCGCAGGGTGGTAATGCTCGCTCCCCCCAATCATGGCAGTGAGGTTATCGATAACCTAAGAAAAATTGGCCTGATGAAGTCCGTGCTTGGGCCGGGTGCCGATCAACTCTCAACTGCTGCTGATTCACTGCCGAATACCTTGCCGCCTCTCAATTGTGAAGACTGCCAGGTGGGCATTATTGCCGGAACGCGTTCGTATAACCCCCTTTTTTCGTACTGGGTTAAGGGCAAAGATGACGGTAAAGTCTCGGTACAGTCTACCACCCTTGAAGGTATGTCGGACCATCTGGTGGTGAAGGCAAATCATTCATTTATCATGCGAAACAAAAATGTTATCGAGCAGACTATCTATTTTCTGAGCGCTGGTCGGTTCAAGGCAGATTGA
- a CDS encoding MFS transporter, which produces MRPANRQKSLPAMAATYCLGVFNDNYFKQAAMLLAVAAGANQLQGWAAILFALPFILFSAHGGWCADRFAKKRVVVMAKGLEVLAMMVGAVGLITGSWACILMMVFVMGLQSTFFSPSLNGSIPELYPAESVPRINAIIKLATTVAILAGIAIAGISLDQNWMDTDAAPFGVLLVAVTSVLVAVTGLVASFGIHKYKGATENSEVPFPWFGPYRSVKDLIDICRDRQLLVAVAGDAWFYFIASIAVLVINAVGIQQFGFSQTMTSLLSVSLMLGVCAGSFLAARLTRVDNWSAYLVPAVLGIAIGLIMAGMTTSVPESARFWWLMFALGFAGIAGGLFLIPITSFLQIRPADSDKGRVLAAAGFTAFVAILLSGMLYNIFESLLAPTAFMLALGVLSVLMVFVFQRLVASTGSTPRSFVGTVLRTMLCLRYKITVQGREELVKAAEHGGDRPQPGTIFLPNHPALIDPVIVMSILHDRFAPRPLSDEAQLRKPLTKHAMRFIDPIALPDIKTNGRGSREAVHQAINEVVASLKRGENVLFYPAGRLNRGPLEDLGANSGLEFILRNVPGVQVVLVRTTGLWGSSFSRASGKSPALVKHLKRYLTALLANGLFFGPKREVRVEFRRDDLVQELGERNSINRYLEEFYNETPQANISVPYFWWQGTKQVELPEEIKNTAEQDLAAVPVSLQQQVKAKVAELAGVEIDALGPNLRLANDLGLDSLTIMEIATWLESEFGTRIDDLAVLDSVEDCIMAAAGQLYHSEAVQHEPPPKKWFKEDAEILKVSGAQTLTGAFLDKALANPGKVILADRIAGVKTYRDILTAVFILQPVLKELKGQRVGVMLPASVSSSIVYLALLFAGKTPVMFNWTSGRVNMQHGIEETGVNYILSATPLCSRLEEQGLDLATLPVKWLQLDQVLPNLGKKAKLLGVAKSYLLPLFAGKLRRAEVGENAAILFTSGSESRPKSVPLSHENILTNLRDLSGVLELTGEHKLLGMLPPFHSLGLVGNIVLPLTMGIRTVYHANPTEPVIMADIIDQYKVSLALSTPTFLNGILQAGEPAQLESLRLAFTGAEKCPEHVRRNLYEMVPEAELCEGYGITECSPLVSLNLPGESQAGTIGRVLPSVEFAVVDEAQTREVEPGERGQLLVKGPSIFNGYLNNDNLKGFCEFDNSIWYQTGDFVSVNEDGHLVFKGRKKRFVKLAGEMISLPAIETTLFEMITAIDELDGLLENSGPRLAVEATTGDGHPEIVLFTTVGLKRQKVNAYLKQQGFSALHNIRRLIEIDEIPVLGTGKTDYTRLRSSLA; this is translated from the coding sequence ATGAGACCAGCTAACAGACAGAAATCACTGCCGGCAATGGCTGCTACGTATTGTCTGGGAGTTTTTAACGATAATTACTTCAAACAGGCTGCAATGCTCCTGGCCGTGGCGGCGGGTGCCAACCAGTTGCAGGGGTGGGCCGCCATTCTCTTTGCTTTGCCCTTCATCCTCTTTTCAGCACACGGGGGCTGGTGCGCTGACAGATTTGCGAAAAAGCGTGTGGTCGTCATGGCCAAGGGGCTTGAAGTGTTGGCGATGATGGTCGGTGCTGTAGGACTGATTACCGGCAGTTGGGCCTGCATTCTTATGATGGTTTTTGTGATGGGGCTTCAATCCACCTTTTTCAGCCCATCTCTGAACGGCTCTATCCCGGAGTTGTATCCTGCGGAGTCGGTTCCGCGCATCAACGCAATTATTAAGTTGGCAACCACCGTGGCCATTCTGGCGGGCATCGCTATCGCCGGCATCTCCCTTGATCAGAACTGGATGGATACCGATGCAGCCCCCTTCGGTGTACTCCTGGTGGCGGTGACGTCGGTTCTGGTGGCAGTGACGGGTCTTGTGGCCAGCTTCGGAATTCACAAGTATAAAGGGGCGACAGAGAATTCAGAGGTGCCGTTTCCCTGGTTCGGGCCATACCGCTCGGTCAAAGATCTCATCGATATTTGTCGTGATCGACAGCTGCTGGTGGCTGTAGCTGGTGATGCCTGGTTCTATTTCATCGCCTCCATCGCGGTCCTGGTTATTAATGCAGTTGGAATCCAGCAATTCGGTTTTTCCCAAACCATGACCAGTCTGCTTTCCGTATCCCTGATGCTCGGTGTCTGTGCAGGTTCCTTTCTGGCAGCCCGTCTGACCCGTGTTGATAATTGGTCAGCCTATCTGGTTCCGGCAGTTTTGGGCATTGCAATCGGTTTGATTATGGCCGGCATGACTACCAGTGTGCCGGAGAGTGCCCGTTTCTGGTGGCTGATGTTTGCACTCGGATTCGCAGGTATTGCCGGTGGATTGTTCCTTATCCCGATTACCAGTTTCCTGCAAATTCGACCGGCAGATTCAGACAAGGGCAGGGTACTCGCCGCTGCCGGTTTCACCGCTTTTGTGGCCATTCTGCTCTCTGGCATGCTCTATAATATTTTTGAGTCACTTCTTGCTCCCACCGCTTTCATGCTGGCACTTGGTGTGCTGAGTGTGCTGATGGTTTTTGTCTTCCAGCGGCTGGTGGCAAGCACCGGCAGCACTCCTCGCAGCTTTGTCGGAACCGTACTTCGCACTATGCTGTGTCTGCGCTACAAGATCACTGTGCAGGGACGTGAGGAACTTGTAAAAGCTGCAGAGCATGGTGGAGACCGCCCTCAACCTGGTACGATATTTTTGCCGAATCATCCGGCACTGATCGATCCGGTAATTGTGATGTCCATCCTGCATGACAGGTTTGCACCGCGACCTCTGTCCGATGAAGCGCAGCTTAGAAAACCACTGACAAAACATGCCATGCGTTTTATCGACCCGATCGCTCTTCCCGATATAAAAACCAATGGGCGAGGCAGCAGGGAAGCAGTTCACCAGGCAATAAATGAGGTGGTCGCCTCCCTTAAACGTGGCGAGAATGTACTTTTTTATCCGGCAGGTCGTTTAAACCGAGGACCGCTGGAAGATCTGGGCGCAAATTCGGGTCTTGAGTTTATCCTGCGTAATGTGCCGGGTGTACAAGTGGTTCTGGTACGAACAACAGGTCTCTGGGGGAGCAGTTTCAGCCGGGCTTCAGGCAAATCACCAGCACTTGTTAAGCATTTGAAGCGTTATCTGACAGCGCTCCTGGCCAATGGACTCTTTTTCGGGCCGAAACGAGAGGTTCGTGTCGAGTTCAGACGGGATGACCTGGTGCAGGAGCTCGGTGAGAGAAACAGCATCAACAGGTATCTGGAGGAATTCTACAACGAAACTCCCCAGGCTAATATCAGTGTACCCTATTTCTGGTGGCAGGGAACAAAGCAGGTAGAGCTGCCCGAAGAAATAAAAAATACTGCTGAACAGGATCTTGCCGCAGTGCCAGTCTCACTGCAGCAACAGGTCAAGGCAAAAGTTGCCGAGCTTGCCGGTGTCGAAATAGACGCGCTCGGCCCCAATCTGCGGCTGGCCAACGACCTGGGCCTTGACAGCCTCACCATTATGGAGATCGCCACCTGGCTGGAGAGCGAGTTTGGTACCAGGATTGATGATCTGGCAGTGTTGGACAGTGTTGAAGACTGTATTATGGCTGCGGCCGGTCAGCTATATCACTCTGAAGCGGTACAGCATGAACCGCCGCCGAAGAAGTGGTTTAAAGAGGATGCAGAGATTCTCAAGGTGAGCGGTGCGCAGACTCTCACAGGGGCATTTCTGGATAAGGCGCTGGCAAATCCGGGAAAAGTAATTCTGGCTGATCGTATTGCCGGAGTAAAAACCTACCGGGATATCCTTACAGCTGTCTTTATCCTGCAGCCTGTTTTAAAAGAGCTCAAAGGGCAACGGGTCGGCGTAATGTTGCCCGCCTCGGTCTCAAGCTCAATCGTTTACCTGGCCTTGCTATTTGCCGGTAAGACGCCGGTTATGTTCAACTGGACCTCTGGCCGGGTAAATATGCAACATGGGATAGAGGAGACTGGTGTCAACTATATCCTGTCAGCCACTCCGCTCTGTTCCCGCCTGGAAGAGCAGGGGCTTGATCTCGCCACGTTACCGGTAAAGTGGTTGCAGCTTGATCAGGTGCTGCCAAATCTTGGTAAAAAGGCAAAACTGCTTGGGGTTGCCAAATCGTACCTGTTGCCGCTATTTGCCGGAAAATTGCGAAGAGCAGAGGTGGGAGAGAACGCCGCCATCCTTTTCACAAGTGGTTCAGAGTCGAGGCCCAAATCCGTACCTTTGAGCCACGAGAATATTCTCACCAACCTGCGAGACCTGTCCGGTGTGCTTGAGCTTACCGGCGAACACAAATTACTGGGCATGCTGCCTCCATTTCACTCGCTCGGCCTGGTGGGTAATATTGTGCTGCCGCTGACCATGGGAATCCGCACAGTCTATCATGCCAACCCGACTGAACCGGTGATTATGGCGGATATCATCGACCAGTATAAAGTTTCCCTGGCCCTTTCAACTCCGACCTTCTTAAACGGAATTCTCCAGGCGGGTGAACCAGCCCAGCTGGAAAGTCTGCGACTGGCGTTTACCGGTGCGGAGAAATGCCCTGAACATGTGCGACGGAATTTATATGAAATGGTGCCTGAGGCGGAACTCTGCGAGGGGTATGGTATTACCGAATGCTCTCCTCTGGTGAGTTTGAACCTGCCGGGAGAGTCGCAGGCAGGGACTATAGGCCGGGTGCTACCTTCGGTGGAATTTGCCGTTGTCGACGAGGCTCAGACCAGAGAAGTGGAACCTGGAGAACGTGGGCAGTTATTGGTCAAAGGGCCATCCATCTTCAATGGCTATTTGAATAATGATAACCTGAAGGGGTTTTGTGAGTTTGATAATTCAATCTGGTATCAGACCGGTGATTTTGTGTCGGTGAATGAAGATGGTCACCTGGTCTTCAAGGGGCGCAAAAAACGCTTTGTGAAGCTGGCCGGTGAGATGATATCCCTGCCTGCAATTGAAACGACACTCTTTGAGATGATTACGGCAATAGATGAGCTTGATGGTCTACTTGAGAATTCAGGCCCGAGACTTGCTGTAGAAGCAACTACAGGTGATGGCCATCCTGAGATAGTACTGTTTACCACGGTTGGTTTAAAACGCCAGAAGGTGAATGCGTATCTCAAGCAGCAAGGGTTTTCTGCACTGCATAATATCCGGCGCCTGATTGAAATTGATGAAATCCCGGTACTGGGAACAGGAAAAACCGATTACACCAGATTACGTAGTTCACTCGCTTGA